The Hypomesus transpacificus isolate Combined female chromosome 3, fHypTra1, whole genome shotgun sequence genome has a window encoding:
- the LOC124488383 gene encoding sorting nexin-14-like isoform X4, with protein sequence MNFLKQEGAVHVLQFCLTVEEFNDKILCPELSDAEMLMLHEEVKQIYETYCLDESIDKIRFDPFIVEEIRNIAQGPYAGVVKLQTMRCLFEAYEHVLSLLENVFTPMFCHSDEYFRQLLRGAESPARNSKLSRNSLSLDDIRNTSKRGETFGISRIGSKIKGVFKSTTMEGAMLPSHGLAEGEDDMVEEAMMVLEDDSPMEAVSTPSTPRNLAAWSITIPYIDLYDDEVKRERIPVFCIDVERNDRKAVGHETEHWSVYRRYLEFYVLESKLTEFHGSFPDAQLPSKRIIGPKNYEFLTSKRQDFQEYLQKLLQHPELSNSQLLADFLSPHSMESQFLDKMLPDVNLGKIIKSVPSKLIKEKGQHLEPFLQSFFNSCESPKPKPSRPELTILSPTSENDKKLFNEVFKNNANRSETAEKRHNQNYFMEMITVEGVYDYLMYVGRVVFHIPDWLHHLLMGGKILFKNTLEAYTDHYLQLKLDQVVQEHRLVSLITLLRDAVFCETSEPRCLPDKQKRAKKTFEEMMKYIPEFLGKCIGEEAKYEGVRLLFDGLQQPVLNKQLTYVLLDIAIQELFPELNKAQKEASLMAPWM encoded by the exons ATGAACTTCCTGAAACAAGAGGGGGCCGTCCATGTGCTCCAGTTCTGCCTCACCGTAG AGGAGTTCAACGATAAGATCTTGTGTCCTGAGCTGTCGGACGCTGAGATGTTGATGCTTCACGAGGAGGTGAAGCAGATATATGAGACCTACTGTCTGGACGAGAGCATTGACAAGATCCGCTTTGACCCTTTCATAGTGGAGGAGATACGAAACA TTGCCCAGGGGCCCTACGCTGGTGTGGTGAAGCTGCAGACCATGCGCTGCCTGTTTGAGGCCTACGagcatgtcctctctctgctggagAATGTCTTCACACCCATGTTCTGTCACAGCGATGAG TACTTCCGGCAGCTTCTGAGAGGGGCTGAATCCCCAGCTAGGAACTCCAAGCTGAGTAG AAATAGCCTGAGTTTGGATGACATCCG GAACACATCCAAGAGGGGCGAGACGTTTGGGATCAGCCGCATCGGCAGCAAGATCAAGGGTGTGTTCAAGAGCACCACCATGGAAGGGGCCATGCTGCCGTCACATGGgctggcagagggagaggatgacatG GTAGAGGAGGCCATGATGGTCCTGGAAGATGACTCTCCTATGGAAGCGGTCAGCACGCCTAGCACCCCCCGTAACCTGGCCGCATGGAGTATTACCATCCCCTATATAGACCTGTATGATGACGAGGTCAAGAGGGAGAGAATCCCTGTTTTTTGCATTGATGTGGAGCGCAATGACAGGAAGGCAG tGGGCCACGAGACAGAACATTGGTCCGTGTACAGGagatacctggaattctatgtCCTGGAATCCAAACTGACTGAGTTTCATG GATCCTTTCCTGATGCACAGCTACCTTCCAAAAGAATCATTGGCCCAAAGAATTATGAATTTCTGACATCCAAGCGTCAAGACTTCCAGGAGTATCTTCAG AAACTTCTCCAGCATCCTGAATTGAGTAACAGTCAACTTCtggctgacttcctgtctccacATAGTATGGAGTCCCAGTTCCTGGATAAGATGCTGCCTGATGTTAATCTAG GAAAGATTATTAAATCTGTTCCCAGCAAACTCATCAAAGAA AAAGGACAACATCTAGAGCCTTTCCTGCAGTCCTTCTTTAACTCCTGTGAGTCTCCCAAACCCAAACCCAGCCGGCCAGAGCTGACCATCCTGAGCCCCACCTCAGAAAACGATAAGAAG CTGTTTAATGAGGTTTTCAAGAATAATGCCAACCGATCGGAGACAGCAGAGAAAAGGCACAATCAGAACTACTTTATGGAAATGATCACTGTGGAAGGAGTGTATGACTACTTAATGTATGTTG GCCGAGTGGTGTTCCACATCCCTGATTGGCTACACCACCTGCTGATGGGCGGGAAGATCCTATTCAAGAACACATTGGAGGCATACACAGACCACTACCTGCAGCTGAAACTGGACCAGGTGGTCCAGGAACACCGGCTGGTCTCACTCATCACATTGCTCAGAG ATGCAGTGTTCTGTGAGACCAGTGAGCCACGCTGCTTACCAGACAAGCAGAAGAGGGCCAAGAAGACATTTGAGGAAATGATGAAATACATCCCAG aaTTCCTGGGTAAATGTATTGGGGAAGAGGCCAAGTATGAAGGAGTCCGTCTGCTCTTTGATGGACTGCAACAACCCGTCCTCAACAAGCAG CTGACTTATGTGCTGTTGGATATAGCCATCCAGGAGCTCTTCCCTGAACTAAACAAG GCCCAGAAGGAGGCATCTCTCATGGCTCCCTGGATGTAG
- the LOC124488383 gene encoding sorting nexin-14-like isoform X2, whose amino-acid sequence MGCISAYLQKLRHRIRLDLIRELGRQYPVFCFLLLVLLLSTVLLNRYLHIIMVFWSFLAGVVTFYCSLGPESLLPNIFPSIKPKSKLDLLELFPLGHSCAVCGNIKCKRHRPTLLLENYQPWLDLKVPSKVDASLSEILELVLENFVYPWYRDITDDEAFVDELRVTLRFLAAVLVRRTQKVDVASLITQKLLKVSMKHIEMISKARLKVKNAEYLQQAALEEYGPDLHMALRSRRDELLYLRRLTEMLFPYVLPPKASDCRSLTLLIREVLAGSVFLPSMDYLADPDTVNHLLLIFIDNSPPEAASEPSSALVPFLQKYSETRNKKPSVLKLELKEIREQQDLLFRFMNFLKQEGAVHVLQFCLTVEEFNDKILCPELSDAEMLMLHEEVKQIYETYCLDESIDKIRFDPFIVEEIRNIAQGPYAGVVKLQTMRCLFEAYEHVLSLLENVFTPMFCHSDEYFRQLLRGAESPARNSKLSRNTSKRGETFGISRIGSKIKGVFKSTTMEGAMLPSHGLAEGEDDMVEEAMMVLEDDSPMEAVSTPSTPRNLAAWSITIPYIDLYDDEVKRERIPVFCIDVERNDRKAVGHETEHWSVYRRYLEFYVLESKLTEFHGSFPDAQLPSKRIIGPKNYEFLTSKRQDFQEYLQKLLQHPELSNSQLLADFLSPHSMESQFLDKMLPDVNLGKIIKSVPSKLIKEKGQHLEPFLQSFFNSCESPKPKPSRPELTILSPTSENDKKLFNEVFKNNANRSETAEKRHNQNYFMEMITVEGVYDYLMYVGRVVFHIPDWLHHLLMGGKILFKNTLEAYTDHYLQLKLDQVVQEHRLVSLITLLRDAVFCETSEPRCLPDKQKRAKKTFEEMMKYIPEFLGKCIGEEAKYEGVRLLFDGLQQPVLNKQLTYVLLDIAIQELFPELNKAQKEASLMAPWM is encoded by the exons ATGGGATGCATCAGCGCATATCTGCAGAAACTGAGGCACAGGATAAGGTTGGACCTGATCCGGGAGTTGGGACGCCAGTACCCGGTCTTCTGCTTCCTTCTGCTGGTCCTTCTCCTATCCACAGTCCTGCTGAACAG ATACCTGCACATTATCATGGTGTTCTGGTCTTTTCTGGCTGGAGTCGTCACCTTCTACTGCTCTCTGGGCCCAGAATCGCTGCTGCCCAACATCTTTCCATCCATTAAGCCAAAGAGCAAG CTGGATCTGCTCGAGTTGTTTCCCTTGGGGCATAGCTGTGCAGTCTGTGGGAACATCAAATGTAAAAGGCACAG ACCAACTTTACTGTTGGAGAACTATCAACCATGGTTAGACTTGAAAGTTCCATCCAAAGTGGATGCCTCCCTTTCAGAA ATTCTGGAATTGGTTCTTGAGAACTTTGTGTATCCCTGGTATAG GGATATAACTGACGATGAGGCGTTTGTTGACGAGCTGAGGGTAACTTTGCGTTTCCTGGCTGCGGTGTTAGTCCGACGGACACAGAAA GTTGACGTCGCCTCCCTAATCACTCAAAAGTTGCTCAAGGTATCCATGAAGCACATTGAAATGATCAGCAAAGCAAGACTTAAAG TAAAGAACGCTGAGTATCTGCAGCAAGCAGCCCTGGAGGAGTATGGACCTGACCTCCACATGGCGCTCCGCAGTCGCAGAGACGAGCTGCTCTACCTCAGGAGGCTGACGGAGATGCTCTTCCCGTACGTCCTGCCCCCCAAGGCCTCAGACTGCAG atctctcactctccttATACGAGAGGTCTTGGCTGGCTCTGTTTTCCTTCCCTCCATGGACTACCTGGCTGACCCT GACACGGTCAACCATCTACTTCTTATATTTATAGATAACTCTCCA CCTGAGGCAGCATCAGAGCCTTCCTCAGCCTTGGTTCCCTTCCTGCAGAAGTACTCTGAAACTCGCAACAAAAAGCCTTCA gtgtTAAAACTGGAGTTAAAGGAGATCAGGGAGCAGCAGGACCTTCTTTTCCGCTTTATGAACTTCCTGAAACAAGAGGGGGCCGTCCATGTGCTCCAGTTCTGCCTCACCGTAG AGGAGTTCAACGATAAGATCTTGTGTCCTGAGCTGTCGGACGCTGAGATGTTGATGCTTCACGAGGAGGTGAAGCAGATATATGAGACCTACTGTCTGGACGAGAGCATTGACAAGATCCGCTTTGACCCTTTCATAGTGGAGGAGATACGAAACA TTGCCCAGGGGCCCTACGCTGGTGTGGTGAAGCTGCAGACCATGCGCTGCCTGTTTGAGGCCTACGagcatgtcctctctctgctggagAATGTCTTCACACCCATGTTCTGTCACAGCGATGAG TACTTCCGGCAGCTTCTGAGAGGGGCTGAATCCCCAGCTAGGAACTCCAAGCTGAGTAG GAACACATCCAAGAGGGGCGAGACGTTTGGGATCAGCCGCATCGGCAGCAAGATCAAGGGTGTGTTCAAGAGCACCACCATGGAAGGGGCCATGCTGCCGTCACATGGgctggcagagggagaggatgacatG GTAGAGGAGGCCATGATGGTCCTGGAAGATGACTCTCCTATGGAAGCGGTCAGCACGCCTAGCACCCCCCGTAACCTGGCCGCATGGAGTATTACCATCCCCTATATAGACCTGTATGATGACGAGGTCAAGAGGGAGAGAATCCCTGTTTTTTGCATTGATGTGGAGCGCAATGACAGGAAGGCAG tGGGCCACGAGACAGAACATTGGTCCGTGTACAGGagatacctggaattctatgtCCTGGAATCCAAACTGACTGAGTTTCATG GATCCTTTCCTGATGCACAGCTACCTTCCAAAAGAATCATTGGCCCAAAGAATTATGAATTTCTGACATCCAAGCGTCAAGACTTCCAGGAGTATCTTCAG AAACTTCTCCAGCATCCTGAATTGAGTAACAGTCAACTTCtggctgacttcctgtctccacATAGTATGGAGTCCCAGTTCCTGGATAAGATGCTGCCTGATGTTAATCTAG GAAAGATTATTAAATCTGTTCCCAGCAAACTCATCAAAGAA AAAGGACAACATCTAGAGCCTTTCCTGCAGTCCTTCTTTAACTCCTGTGAGTCTCCCAAACCCAAACCCAGCCGGCCAGAGCTGACCATCCTGAGCCCCACCTCAGAAAACGATAAGAAG CTGTTTAATGAGGTTTTCAAGAATAATGCCAACCGATCGGAGACAGCAGAGAAAAGGCACAATCAGAACTACTTTATGGAAATGATCACTGTGGAAGGAGTGTATGACTACTTAATGTATGTTG GCCGAGTGGTGTTCCACATCCCTGATTGGCTACACCACCTGCTGATGGGCGGGAAGATCCTATTCAAGAACACATTGGAGGCATACACAGACCACTACCTGCAGCTGAAACTGGACCAGGTGGTCCAGGAACACCGGCTGGTCTCACTCATCACATTGCTCAGAG ATGCAGTGTTCTGTGAGACCAGTGAGCCACGCTGCTTACCAGACAAGCAGAAGAGGGCCAAGAAGACATTTGAGGAAATGATGAAATACATCCCAG aaTTCCTGGGTAAATGTATTGGGGAAGAGGCCAAGTATGAAGGAGTCCGTCTGCTCTTTGATGGACTGCAACAACCCGTCCTCAACAAGCAG CTGACTTATGTGCTGTTGGATATAGCCATCCAGGAGCTCTTCCCTGAACTAAACAAG GCCCAGAAGGAGGCATCTCTCATGGCTCCCTGGATGTAG
- the LOC124488383 gene encoding sorting nexin-14-like isoform X1 has translation MGCISAYLQKLRHRIRLDLIRELGRQYPVFCFLLLVLLLSTVLLNRYLHIIMVFWSFLAGVVTFYCSLGPESLLPNIFPSIKPKSKLDLLELFPLGHSCAVCGNIKCKRHRPTLLLENYQPWLDLKVPSKVDASLSEILELVLENFVYPWYRDITDDEAFVDELRVTLRFLAAVLVRRTQKVDVASLITQKLLKVSMKHIEMISKARLKVKNAEYLQQAALEEYGPDLHMALRSRRDELLYLRRLTEMLFPYVLPPKASDCRSLTLLIREVLAGSVFLPSMDYLADPDTVNHLLLIFIDNSPPEAASEPSSALVPFLQKYSETRNKKPSVLKLELKEIREQQDLLFRFMNFLKQEGAVHVLQFCLTVEEFNDKILCPELSDAEMLMLHEEVKQIYETYCLDESIDKIRFDPFIVEEIRNIAQGPYAGVVKLQTMRCLFEAYEHVLSLLENVFTPMFCHSDEYFRQLLRGAESPARNSKLSRNSLSLDDIRNTSKRGETFGISRIGSKIKGVFKSTTMEGAMLPSHGLAEGEDDMVEEAMMVLEDDSPMEAVSTPSTPRNLAAWSITIPYIDLYDDEVKRERIPVFCIDVERNDRKAVGHETEHWSVYRRYLEFYVLESKLTEFHGSFPDAQLPSKRIIGPKNYEFLTSKRQDFQEYLQKLLQHPELSNSQLLADFLSPHSMESQFLDKMLPDVNLGKIIKSVPSKLIKEKGQHLEPFLQSFFNSCESPKPKPSRPELTILSPTSENDKKLFNEVFKNNANRSETAEKRHNQNYFMEMITVEGVYDYLMYVGRVVFHIPDWLHHLLMGGKILFKNTLEAYTDHYLQLKLDQVVQEHRLVSLITLLRDAVFCETSEPRCLPDKQKRAKKTFEEMMKYIPEFLGKCIGEEAKYEGVRLLFDGLQQPVLNKQLTYVLLDIAIQELFPELNKAQKEASLMAPWM, from the exons ATGGGATGCATCAGCGCATATCTGCAGAAACTGAGGCACAGGATAAGGTTGGACCTGATCCGGGAGTTGGGACGCCAGTACCCGGTCTTCTGCTTCCTTCTGCTGGTCCTTCTCCTATCCACAGTCCTGCTGAACAG ATACCTGCACATTATCATGGTGTTCTGGTCTTTTCTGGCTGGAGTCGTCACCTTCTACTGCTCTCTGGGCCCAGAATCGCTGCTGCCCAACATCTTTCCATCCATTAAGCCAAAGAGCAAG CTGGATCTGCTCGAGTTGTTTCCCTTGGGGCATAGCTGTGCAGTCTGTGGGAACATCAAATGTAAAAGGCACAG ACCAACTTTACTGTTGGAGAACTATCAACCATGGTTAGACTTGAAAGTTCCATCCAAAGTGGATGCCTCCCTTTCAGAA ATTCTGGAATTGGTTCTTGAGAACTTTGTGTATCCCTGGTATAG GGATATAACTGACGATGAGGCGTTTGTTGACGAGCTGAGGGTAACTTTGCGTTTCCTGGCTGCGGTGTTAGTCCGACGGACACAGAAA GTTGACGTCGCCTCCCTAATCACTCAAAAGTTGCTCAAGGTATCCATGAAGCACATTGAAATGATCAGCAAAGCAAGACTTAAAG TAAAGAACGCTGAGTATCTGCAGCAAGCAGCCCTGGAGGAGTATGGACCTGACCTCCACATGGCGCTCCGCAGTCGCAGAGACGAGCTGCTCTACCTCAGGAGGCTGACGGAGATGCTCTTCCCGTACGTCCTGCCCCCCAAGGCCTCAGACTGCAG atctctcactctccttATACGAGAGGTCTTGGCTGGCTCTGTTTTCCTTCCCTCCATGGACTACCTGGCTGACCCT GACACGGTCAACCATCTACTTCTTATATTTATAGATAACTCTCCA CCTGAGGCAGCATCAGAGCCTTCCTCAGCCTTGGTTCCCTTCCTGCAGAAGTACTCTGAAACTCGCAACAAAAAGCCTTCA gtgtTAAAACTGGAGTTAAAGGAGATCAGGGAGCAGCAGGACCTTCTTTTCCGCTTTATGAACTTCCTGAAACAAGAGGGGGCCGTCCATGTGCTCCAGTTCTGCCTCACCGTAG AGGAGTTCAACGATAAGATCTTGTGTCCTGAGCTGTCGGACGCTGAGATGTTGATGCTTCACGAGGAGGTGAAGCAGATATATGAGACCTACTGTCTGGACGAGAGCATTGACAAGATCCGCTTTGACCCTTTCATAGTGGAGGAGATACGAAACA TTGCCCAGGGGCCCTACGCTGGTGTGGTGAAGCTGCAGACCATGCGCTGCCTGTTTGAGGCCTACGagcatgtcctctctctgctggagAATGTCTTCACACCCATGTTCTGTCACAGCGATGAG TACTTCCGGCAGCTTCTGAGAGGGGCTGAATCCCCAGCTAGGAACTCCAAGCTGAGTAG AAATAGCCTGAGTTTGGATGACATCCG GAACACATCCAAGAGGGGCGAGACGTTTGGGATCAGCCGCATCGGCAGCAAGATCAAGGGTGTGTTCAAGAGCACCACCATGGAAGGGGCCATGCTGCCGTCACATGGgctggcagagggagaggatgacatG GTAGAGGAGGCCATGATGGTCCTGGAAGATGACTCTCCTATGGAAGCGGTCAGCACGCCTAGCACCCCCCGTAACCTGGCCGCATGGAGTATTACCATCCCCTATATAGACCTGTATGATGACGAGGTCAAGAGGGAGAGAATCCCTGTTTTTTGCATTGATGTGGAGCGCAATGACAGGAAGGCAG tGGGCCACGAGACAGAACATTGGTCCGTGTACAGGagatacctggaattctatgtCCTGGAATCCAAACTGACTGAGTTTCATG GATCCTTTCCTGATGCACAGCTACCTTCCAAAAGAATCATTGGCCCAAAGAATTATGAATTTCTGACATCCAAGCGTCAAGACTTCCAGGAGTATCTTCAG AAACTTCTCCAGCATCCTGAATTGAGTAACAGTCAACTTCtggctgacttcctgtctccacATAGTATGGAGTCCCAGTTCCTGGATAAGATGCTGCCTGATGTTAATCTAG GAAAGATTATTAAATCTGTTCCCAGCAAACTCATCAAAGAA AAAGGACAACATCTAGAGCCTTTCCTGCAGTCCTTCTTTAACTCCTGTGAGTCTCCCAAACCCAAACCCAGCCGGCCAGAGCTGACCATCCTGAGCCCCACCTCAGAAAACGATAAGAAG CTGTTTAATGAGGTTTTCAAGAATAATGCCAACCGATCGGAGACAGCAGAGAAAAGGCACAATCAGAACTACTTTATGGAAATGATCACTGTGGAAGGAGTGTATGACTACTTAATGTATGTTG GCCGAGTGGTGTTCCACATCCCTGATTGGCTACACCACCTGCTGATGGGCGGGAAGATCCTATTCAAGAACACATTGGAGGCATACACAGACCACTACCTGCAGCTGAAACTGGACCAGGTGGTCCAGGAACACCGGCTGGTCTCACTCATCACATTGCTCAGAG ATGCAGTGTTCTGTGAGACCAGTGAGCCACGCTGCTTACCAGACAAGCAGAAGAGGGCCAAGAAGACATTTGAGGAAATGATGAAATACATCCCAG aaTTCCTGGGTAAATGTATTGGGGAAGAGGCCAAGTATGAAGGAGTCCGTCTGCTCTTTGATGGACTGCAACAACCCGTCCTCAACAAGCAG CTGACTTATGTGCTGTTGGATATAGCCATCCAGGAGCTCTTCCCTGAACTAAACAAG GCCCAGAAGGAGGCATCTCTCATGGCTCCCTGGATGTAG
- the LOC124488383 gene encoding sorting nexin-14-like isoform X3: MPPFQKDITDDEAFVDELRVTLRFLAAVLVRRTQKVDVASLITQKLLKVSMKHIEMISKARLKVKNAEYLQQAALEEYGPDLHMALRSRRDELLYLRRLTEMLFPYVLPPKASDCRSLTLLIREVLAGSVFLPSMDYLADPDTVNHLLLIFIDNSPPEAASEPSSALVPFLQKYSETRNKKPSVLKLELKEIREQQDLLFRFMNFLKQEGAVHVLQFCLTVEEFNDKILCPELSDAEMLMLHEEVKQIYETYCLDESIDKIRFDPFIVEEIRNIAQGPYAGVVKLQTMRCLFEAYEHVLSLLENVFTPMFCHSDEYFRQLLRGAESPARNSKLSRNSLSLDDIRNTSKRGETFGISRIGSKIKGVFKSTTMEGAMLPSHGLAEGEDDMVEEAMMVLEDDSPMEAVSTPSTPRNLAAWSITIPYIDLYDDEVKRERIPVFCIDVERNDRKAVGHETEHWSVYRRYLEFYVLESKLTEFHGSFPDAQLPSKRIIGPKNYEFLTSKRQDFQEYLQKLLQHPELSNSQLLADFLSPHSMESQFLDKMLPDVNLGKIIKSVPSKLIKEKGQHLEPFLQSFFNSCESPKPKPSRPELTILSPTSENDKKLFNEVFKNNANRSETAEKRHNQNYFMEMITVEGVYDYLMYVGRVVFHIPDWLHHLLMGGKILFKNTLEAYTDHYLQLKLDQVVQEHRLVSLITLLRDAVFCETSEPRCLPDKQKRAKKTFEEMMKYIPEFLGKCIGEEAKYEGVRLLFDGLQQPVLNKQLTYVLLDIAIQELFPELNKAQKEASLMAPWM; encoded by the exons ATGCCTCCCTTTCAGAA GGATATAACTGACGATGAGGCGTTTGTTGACGAGCTGAGGGTAACTTTGCGTTTCCTGGCTGCGGTGTTAGTCCGACGGACACAGAAA GTTGACGTCGCCTCCCTAATCACTCAAAAGTTGCTCAAGGTATCCATGAAGCACATTGAAATGATCAGCAAAGCAAGACTTAAAG TAAAGAACGCTGAGTATCTGCAGCAAGCAGCCCTGGAGGAGTATGGACCTGACCTCCACATGGCGCTCCGCAGTCGCAGAGACGAGCTGCTCTACCTCAGGAGGCTGACGGAGATGCTCTTCCCGTACGTCCTGCCCCCCAAGGCCTCAGACTGCAG atctctcactctccttATACGAGAGGTCTTGGCTGGCTCTGTTTTCCTTCCCTCCATGGACTACCTGGCTGACCCT GACACGGTCAACCATCTACTTCTTATATTTATAGATAACTCTCCA CCTGAGGCAGCATCAGAGCCTTCCTCAGCCTTGGTTCCCTTCCTGCAGAAGTACTCTGAAACTCGCAACAAAAAGCCTTCA gtgtTAAAACTGGAGTTAAAGGAGATCAGGGAGCAGCAGGACCTTCTTTTCCGCTTTATGAACTTCCTGAAACAAGAGGGGGCCGTCCATGTGCTCCAGTTCTGCCTCACCGTAG AGGAGTTCAACGATAAGATCTTGTGTCCTGAGCTGTCGGACGCTGAGATGTTGATGCTTCACGAGGAGGTGAAGCAGATATATGAGACCTACTGTCTGGACGAGAGCATTGACAAGATCCGCTTTGACCCTTTCATAGTGGAGGAGATACGAAACA TTGCCCAGGGGCCCTACGCTGGTGTGGTGAAGCTGCAGACCATGCGCTGCCTGTTTGAGGCCTACGagcatgtcctctctctgctggagAATGTCTTCACACCCATGTTCTGTCACAGCGATGAG TACTTCCGGCAGCTTCTGAGAGGGGCTGAATCCCCAGCTAGGAACTCCAAGCTGAGTAG AAATAGCCTGAGTTTGGATGACATCCG GAACACATCCAAGAGGGGCGAGACGTTTGGGATCAGCCGCATCGGCAGCAAGATCAAGGGTGTGTTCAAGAGCACCACCATGGAAGGGGCCATGCTGCCGTCACATGGgctggcagagggagaggatgacatG GTAGAGGAGGCCATGATGGTCCTGGAAGATGACTCTCCTATGGAAGCGGTCAGCACGCCTAGCACCCCCCGTAACCTGGCCGCATGGAGTATTACCATCCCCTATATAGACCTGTATGATGACGAGGTCAAGAGGGAGAGAATCCCTGTTTTTTGCATTGATGTGGAGCGCAATGACAGGAAGGCAG tGGGCCACGAGACAGAACATTGGTCCGTGTACAGGagatacctggaattctatgtCCTGGAATCCAAACTGACTGAGTTTCATG GATCCTTTCCTGATGCACAGCTACCTTCCAAAAGAATCATTGGCCCAAAGAATTATGAATTTCTGACATCCAAGCGTCAAGACTTCCAGGAGTATCTTCAG AAACTTCTCCAGCATCCTGAATTGAGTAACAGTCAACTTCtggctgacttcctgtctccacATAGTATGGAGTCCCAGTTCCTGGATAAGATGCTGCCTGATGTTAATCTAG GAAAGATTATTAAATCTGTTCCCAGCAAACTCATCAAAGAA AAAGGACAACATCTAGAGCCTTTCCTGCAGTCCTTCTTTAACTCCTGTGAGTCTCCCAAACCCAAACCCAGCCGGCCAGAGCTGACCATCCTGAGCCCCACCTCAGAAAACGATAAGAAG CTGTTTAATGAGGTTTTCAAGAATAATGCCAACCGATCGGAGACAGCAGAGAAAAGGCACAATCAGAACTACTTTATGGAAATGATCACTGTGGAAGGAGTGTATGACTACTTAATGTATGTTG GCCGAGTGGTGTTCCACATCCCTGATTGGCTACACCACCTGCTGATGGGCGGGAAGATCCTATTCAAGAACACATTGGAGGCATACACAGACCACTACCTGCAGCTGAAACTGGACCAGGTGGTCCAGGAACACCGGCTGGTCTCACTCATCACATTGCTCAGAG ATGCAGTGTTCTGTGAGACCAGTGAGCCACGCTGCTTACCAGACAAGCAGAAGAGGGCCAAGAAGACATTTGAGGAAATGATGAAATACATCCCAG aaTTCCTGGGTAAATGTATTGGGGAAGAGGCCAAGTATGAAGGAGTCCGTCTGCTCTTTGATGGACTGCAACAACCCGTCCTCAACAAGCAG CTGACTTATGTGCTGTTGGATATAGCCATCCAGGAGCTCTTCCCTGAACTAAACAAG GCCCAGAAGGAGGCATCTCTCATGGCTCCCTGGATGTAG